One Owenweeksia hongkongensis DSM 17368 genomic region harbors:
- a CDS encoding GWxTD domain-containing protein, which translates to MQLFRTTLLFLLALALMVGCRSKEGFQATNTAYVYDSKELAPRPEFVIHHLSPEVSRVYYRISSTDLLYMRQTESKTYKANFSVAFNLVASFELTQSLDSGLVNIVDEAPAPPQKALTGYFDINTTQQTPDKKYVLTLRMVDLNRQVEFDNFVRIDKSNPNTAENFLMTDTAGNVIYKNHIPVNVPFLLDYTPKSVAEYIVSYYNRDFPLALPPYSSVNTPAFELEADSTFTVRADQEISFSQHGFYHFRLDTNQWDGFTLFSFYDEFPFIAKKEHLGEPLRYLTTKSEYQELAATFGNAAETKAVVDKFWQERAGSLERSKILIEAFYNRVQLANIFFSSYLEGWKSDRGIIYIIYGPPNRVYSSTAGEAWVYGDEASSLSYYFNFVRVSNPFTDNDYSLERMNSYRYGWGQAIEAWRNGHIYNSKDIKREQDEQQQSQYRQRSPYWY; encoded by the coding sequence ATGCAACTATTTAGAACAACTTTATTATTTCTTTTGGCGCTGGCGCTGATGGTTGGCTGTAGATCAAAAGAAGGATTTCAAGCTACAAATACAGCCTACGTATACGATAGCAAAGAATTGGCCCCTAGGCCCGAGTTTGTAATTCACCATTTATCGCCTGAAGTAAGCCGTGTATATTATCGCATTAGTAGCACCGATTTACTCTACATGCGTCAGACCGAATCAAAAACCTACAAAGCTAATTTTAGCGTTGCTTTTAACCTTGTTGCGAGCTTTGAGTTAACTCAATCTCTGGATAGCGGTTTGGTTAATATTGTTGATGAAGCCCCCGCTCCACCTCAAAAAGCACTTACTGGTTATTTTGACATTAATACTACACAGCAAACTCCTGATAAAAAATACGTCCTCACCTTAAGAATGGTAGATTTAAACCGTCAGGTGGAGTTTGACAATTTTGTAAGAATTGACAAAAGCAACCCCAATACAGCAGAAAACTTCTTGATGACGGATACCGCTGGTAATGTTATTTACAAAAACCATATCCCGGTAAATGTCCCTTTCCTTCTGGATTACACGCCAAAGTCTGTGGCCGAATATATAGTCAGCTACTACAATCGTGATTTCCCGCTTGCTTTGCCGCCCTACTCCAGCGTAAATACTCCAGCTTTTGAGCTTGAAGCCGACAGCACATTTACCGTTAGGGCCGACCAAGAAATAAGCTTTAGCCAACATGGATTTTACCATTTTCGATTAGACACTAATCAGTGGGATGGATTTACGCTTTTTTCCTTTTATGACGAATTTCCCTTTATCGCTAAAAAAGAACATTTAGGAGAGCCCCTGCGCTACCTTACTACAAAAAGTGAATATCAAGAATTAGCTGCAACTTTTGGAAATGCCGCTGAAACAAAAGCTGTAGTGGATAAATTTTGGCAAGAAAGAGCGGGAAGCCTAGAGCGTTCTAAAATTCTAATAGAAGCTTTTTATAATCGAGTGCAACTCGCTAACATCTTCTTCAGTTCCTACCTCGAAGGATGGAAATCTGACCGCGGAATTATTTACATAATATATGGGCCGCCAAACCGTGTATATAGCTCAACGGCTGGTGAGGCCTGGGTTTACGGTGATGAAGCCTCTTCCCTATCTTACTATTTCAATTTTGTGAGAGTGAGTAATCCATTTACAGATAATGACTATTCTCTGGAGCGAATGAACAGCTACCGATATGGCTGGGGACAAGCAATAGAGGCTTGGCGAAACGGACATATTTACAATAGCAAAGACATTAAAAGAGAACAGGATGAACAACAGCAAAGCCAATACAGGCAACGGTCTCCTTATTGGTACTAG
- the rlmB gene encoding 23S rRNA (guanosine(2251)-2'-O)-methyltransferase RlmB has translation MNNSKANTGNGLLIGTRPILEALESGKEMDKIMIQKGLKSPTFQELWHVIKKYDAPFQYVPIEKLNRITRKNHQGVIAFTAAVEFQNIEEVIARCYENGEDPLILLLDRVTDVRNFGAISRTAECTGVHGIIIPTRNSAPVNYDALKTSAGALSHIPVCREMNLKETIKFLKESGLKVVGCTEKTETLLYDAELSGPTCIIMGSEEDGISPEYLKLCDATVKLPMFGKIGSLNVSVATGALLYEVIRQRRS, from the coding sequence ATGAACAACAGCAAAGCCAATACAGGCAACGGTCTCCTTATTGGTACTAGGCCCATTTTAGAAGCCCTTGAGTCCGGGAAAGAAATGGACAAAATCATGATTCAAAAAGGACTGAAGAGCCCAACCTTTCAGGAACTTTGGCATGTTATCAAAAAGTATGACGCTCCGTTTCAGTATGTTCCTATCGAAAAACTGAACCGCATTACCCGCAAAAATCATCAGGGTGTAATTGCCTTTACTGCAGCTGTTGAGTTTCAAAATATAGAAGAGGTAATTGCTCGCTGCTATGAAAATGGCGAGGACCCTCTCATTCTTCTTTTAGACCGTGTAACTGACGTAAGAAACTTTGGCGCCATTAGCCGTACGGCAGAATGCACAGGCGTTCATGGGATTATAATCCCAACGCGAAATAGCGCCCCTGTAAACTATGATGCTCTTAAAACCTCAGCTGGAGCTTTGAGCCACATTCCCGTTTGCCGGGAAATGAACTTAAAAGAAACGATCAAGTTTTTGAAAGAAAGCGGACTAAAAGTGGTAGGCTGTACAGAAAAAACAGAAACACTTTTATACGATGCAGAACTGAGCGGTCCTACTTGTATCATCATGGGATCAGAAGAAGATGGTATTTCACCTGAGTATCTCAAACTGTGCGATGCCACAGTAAAGCTCCCCATGTTTGGGAAAATTGGTTCACTGAATGTTTCAGTGGCTACCGGAGCTTTACTTTATGAAGTGATTCGTCAGCGTAGGTCTTAA
- a CDS encoding M1 family aminopeptidase produces MKKFIFSACLAMWTVLSWSQFSCQEIKSTGIQSAAPSIDYKAKSDTIDILHYSINLDLTEVQQRIIKGYCDITFTPKMSNVNSIRLDLLMLPIDSILVDGQTANYTYNDTIIKLNLGANLSSTDTGLIKVYYQGSPQGDGSNWGGWHSQSGYYYNLGVGFAANPHTYGRAWFPCFDNFVEKSTYDFTFKTVLPLRPYANGIRISETPLSGDTISTFWQMTDQIPTYLTSVAASNYAEINDTVNAMNGVLPIQLMAKPTDSLKLVNSFVNLKPTFHSYESAFGPYEWQKVGYAVTTVGAMEHATSIHYPVNLVNGNLGGEDIMAHELAHHWWGNLVTCETDADMWINEGMAEFSSHLYAEDVYGREEYLDIVQANAFTVLSTAHINDDGFKPIQGLDHEYVYGTHVYQKGAMVGHNLRAYLGDNLFFSGLTTLLQNNKYGNLNSNQFRDQLAQITGKNLNHFFDNWVFNPGFPQFSIDSMWVYGNSADLTVTQRTRQAPSRFVLIPIHITFFSATGDTTSRKMVHTGGKMPTTFTSLPFSPAFALVGYDGFQLSGNTYDEHVINRAGNFAASQSYMRITANSIQDSAKLIVMHNWAAPGGKIPASKDYRLSPQHYWTIQGIDLNNADLTGRITISPAATSLDTELLKNGSDSLVVLYRKDATEPWELYVNQQKTQISITGYIDLNNLQAGDYTLANSGEKVGLEENDKQHGKIDIYPNPAKDKVFIKFDEAAKTYDITMTDAAGKLLYSNEVTSSSHSPLEISLKNVSTSFVIVSVNGIGSKVSLID; encoded by the coding sequence ATGAAGAAATTTATATTCTCCGCTTGCCTAGCCATGTGGACAGTTTTGTCATGGTCCCAATTTAGCTGCCAGGAAATAAAATCTACCGGTATACAAAGTGCCGCTCCATCCATAGATTATAAAGCCAAATCGGATACCATAGATATTTTGCACTACAGCATAAATCTGGATTTAACGGAAGTGCAGCAACGTATCATCAAAGGGTATTGTGATATCACCTTCACACCAAAGATGAGCAATGTAAATTCTATTCGTTTAGATTTATTGATGCTTCCTATTGACTCCATTCTGGTAGATGGACAAACGGCAAATTATACTTACAACGACACTATAATAAAACTAAATTTAGGTGCAAACCTAAGCTCGACAGACACCGGACTAATTAAAGTTTACTACCAAGGTTCACCACAAGGTGATGGTAGCAATTGGGGCGGCTGGCATTCACAAAGTGGATATTATTACAATTTGGGAGTTGGCTTTGCTGCCAATCCTCATACCTATGGCCGTGCCTGGTTTCCATGCTTCGATAATTTTGTAGAAAAATCAACTTATGATTTTACTTTCAAAACTGTATTGCCACTGCGCCCTTACGCCAATGGAATACGCATTTCTGAAACTCCCTTAAGTGGAGATACCATATCTACCTTTTGGCAAATGACGGACCAAATCCCTACTTACCTGACCAGCGTTGCTGCAAGCAATTATGCTGAAATTAATGATACTGTAAATGCTATGAATGGCGTTTTGCCCATCCAGTTAATGGCTAAGCCAACTGACTCCTTAAAACTTGTTAATTCCTTTGTAAACCTAAAGCCAACATTCCACAGTTATGAATCTGCTTTTGGCCCGTATGAATGGCAAAAAGTAGGTTATGCAGTGACAACCGTTGGCGCCATGGAACACGCTACGAGCATTCATTATCCAGTGAATTTGGTAAACGGAAACCTTGGCGGTGAAGATATAATGGCGCACGAGCTAGCGCATCACTGGTGGGGAAATTTGGTAACCTGCGAAACCGATGCCGATATGTGGATAAACGAAGGCATGGCCGAATTTAGCAGTCATCTCTACGCAGAAGATGTTTATGGTAGAGAAGAATATTTAGACATCGTTCAAGCGAATGCCTTTACCGTGCTAAGTACTGCACATATCAACGATGATGGTTTTAAACCTATCCAAGGTTTGGATCATGAATATGTATACGGCACACATGTGTATCAAAAAGGTGCAATGGTGGGACACAATCTTCGTGCTTATTTAGGTGACAACCTTTTCTTTAGCGGATTGACCACCTTGCTTCAAAACAATAAATATGGGAATCTTAACAGCAATCAATTTCGTGATCAACTGGCACAAATTACCGGGAAAAACCTAAATCACTTTTTTGACAACTGGGTCTTTAACCCCGGGTTCCCGCAATTCTCAATAGATTCTATGTGGGTTTATGGAAATAGTGCCGACCTTACAGTAACGCAGCGTACCCGTCAGGCTCCATCAAGGTTTGTTCTTATTCCTATTCATATTACTTTTTTCTCAGCTACAGGCGATACCACTTCTCGAAAAATGGTACATACGGGTGGAAAAATGCCAACTACTTTTACTAGCCTTCCTTTTTCCCCAGCATTTGCTCTTGTGGGGTATGATGGTTTTCAGCTTAGTGGTAACACTTATGACGAGCATGTAATAAACCGTGCCGGAAATTTTGCCGCATCACAATCCTACATGCGTATCACCGCAAACAGCATTCAAGATTCTGCCAAACTCATTGTGATGCACAATTGGGCCGCTCCAGGCGGAAAAATCCCCGCTAGTAAAGATTATCGCCTTTCGCCACAGCATTATTGGACTATTCAAGGAATTGACCTTAACAACGCAGATCTTACGGGAAGAATTACCATTAGTCCAGCAGCTACAAGTTTAGATACAGAACTTCTAAAAAATGGATCTGATAGCTTGGTGGTGCTTTACCGCAAGGATGCCACCGAGCCATGGGAGCTTTACGTAAATCAGCAAAAAACACAAATTTCAATTACCGGATATATTGACCTTAACAACTTACAAGCGGGAGATTATACTTTGGCCAACAGCGGAGAAAAAGTAGGCCTAGAGGAAAATGATAAGCAACACGGAAAAATTGATATTTACCCAAACCCTGCCAAAGACAAGGTTTTTATAAAGTTTGATGAAGCGGCCAAAACCTATGATATTACTATGACAGACGCTGCGGGTAAATTGCTTTATTCAAATGAAGTTACTTCTTCATCACACTCTCCGTTAGAAATATCACTAAAAAACGTATCCACAAGTTTTGTAATTGTTAGTGTGAATGGCATTGGTAGTAAGGTTAGTTTGATCGATTAA
- a CDS encoding T9SS type B sorting domain-containing protein, with amino-acid sequence MNTGEGCASICDFNGNLLFYTDGVSVWNRQNTKMPNGDSLKGHSSSTQSAVIVKKPGVNPVYLIFTVDRMGGSWGLTYSEVDMSLENGFGNVNSNKNIPVVSPVCEKIAAINHSNGRGYWIVTRLYPSNKYHSYLLDENGISNIPVVSSGIATVTGGLQTLGYLKASRTGTKIASAFTNLDLVELFDFDNSTGHLYNARKLSFPAGVKPYGVEFSPSEKYLYTSGFTTNILTQFDLSDSTEEAINRSRAVLDSTSIKQGGALQIGSNDKIYMAFVGSDSLGVINSPENAGGASNYSKNGVFLTHGTSLYGLPTFLNFNQNNFSLDFEVQDSCVSVKLDFIPTIGFADSVYWNFGDPPSGSNNISNLLSPSHIYNDTGHYEVTVRAYYGDWSDTVSKVFYVGSFPEVDLGGDTIVGSCENPTVILNAEWPNGKYFWNTQSTNSEIEVKVSGAYWVTVNLNGCSMSDTVYVKTKSCSGKIEMPNIFTPNSDGVNDVFAPILMDEIKQAELQIYDRWGVLIFESNNLEQGWDGKSNGQECGNGVYFWVISYTNSENNTTEQKGTLTLLR; translated from the coding sequence ATGAACACAGGTGAAGGCTGTGCTTCCATCTGCGATTTTAACGGTAATCTTTTATTTTATACAGATGGCGTTTCTGTGTGGAATAGACAGAATACAAAAATGCCAAACGGGGACAGTTTGAAGGGACATTCGTCAAGCACACAAAGTGCCGTGATTGTAAAGAAGCCAGGAGTCAATCCTGTATACTTGATTTTTACCGTTGATAGGATGGGAGGCAGTTGGGGCTTAACATATTCAGAGGTGGATATGTCCCTAGAAAATGGTTTTGGAAATGTAAATTCAAATAAAAACATCCCTGTAGTCTCTCCAGTTTGTGAAAAAATAGCAGCTATTAATCACTCCAACGGTAGGGGATACTGGATAGTAACTAGGTTATATCCTTCAAATAAATATCACAGTTATTTGTTAGATGAAAACGGAATTTCAAATATACCTGTGGTGAGCAGCGGTATCGCCACTGTAACAGGGGGCTTGCAAACTTTGGGATACCTCAAAGCGTCACGGACTGGAACAAAAATAGCTTCTGCGTTTACCAATTTAGATTTGGTGGAGCTATTTGATTTTGATAACAGTACAGGACATCTTTATAATGCACGAAAATTGAGTTTTCCTGCTGGGGTAAAGCCGTATGGGGTAGAGTTTTCTCCAAGTGAGAAGTATTTATATACCAGTGGTTTTACCACAAATATTTTAACTCAGTTTGACTTATCAGACTCTACTGAAGAAGCAATTAACAGATCCAGAGCTGTATTGGATAGTACAAGTATTAAGCAGGGTGGGGCTTTGCAAATAGGAAGCAATGATAAAATTTATATGGCCTTTGTTGGTAGCGATTCTTTAGGGGTAATAAATTCACCGGAGAATGCAGGGGGGGCTAGTAACTATTCTAAAAACGGTGTTTTTTTAACTCATGGAACATCCCTATATGGGCTCCCAACTTTTTTAAATTTTAATCAAAATAATTTTAGTTTGGACTTTGAGGTTCAAGACTCATGCGTGAGTGTCAAGTTAGATTTTATTCCGACCATTGGTTTTGCCGATTCTGTATATTGGAATTTTGGAGATCCTCCAAGTGGCTCTAATAATATTTCAAACTTGCTAAGTCCATCTCATATTTATAATGATACTGGCCATTATGAGGTTACTGTAAGGGCTTATTATGGAGATTGGAGTGATACCGTGAGTAAGGTTTTTTATGTGGGGTCTTTTCCCGAGGTTGATTTGGGTGGAGATACTATTGTAGGTAGTTGTGAAAATCCTACCGTAATCCTGAACGCTGAATGGCCAAATGGAAAATATTTCTGGAACACCCAATCAACTAATTCTGAAATAGAAGTAAAAGTATCGGGAGCTTATTGGGTAACAGTAAATTTGAATGGGTGCAGTATGTCCGATACAGTATATGTGAAAACTAAAAGCTGCAGTGGTAAAATAGAAATGCCCAATATATTTACGCCAAATAGTGATGGGGTAAATGATGTGTTTGCACCAATACTAATGGATGAAATTAAACAAGCAGAGCTTCAGATTTATGACAGATGGGGAGTTTTAATATTTGAATCTAATAATTTGGAGCAGGGCTGGGATGGCAAAAGTAATGGTCAAGAATGCGGAAATGGAGTTTACTTTTGGGTGATTTCTTACACGAATAGTGAAAACAATACCACTGAGCAAAAGGGAACTTTAACATTGTTGCGCTAA
- a CDS encoding BamA/TamA family outer membrane protein, translated as MRSISLIVLFFLGFGSVIFAQSDSTQSEGKEPSKFDQFNQKAEKLFKIIPVPLYSYSTEAGHIVGLAKYNLIDMDKRDTISQPSRIAEVISFSTEGRINMSVSTDFIWNENKYMVLGFINYRKQNEYVFGIGNDVIAEDLEQYGFSRFRFVNTGYLMVAKDLYVGLGFDISDYTDLEYDTTGILVQDDAVGLTPNTNFGINLATRYDSRDNRYNPFAGEYASLSYTFYPEFIGSQYQYSKFNLDLRKYYNPWYKHVIAMQATTTFCTGEVPFYDLALMGGENTMRGYYQGALRDRVLVDTQVEYRMPIWSIFGLTTWVGTGRVAHSYEDLSLDGFWISYGVGLRLMVDSEHQTNLRFDWGFGQNRIKGFYINFAEAF; from the coding sequence ATGCGCTCAATATCTCTCATTGTCCTTTTCTTTTTAGGCTTTGGTTCTGTAATTTTCGCACAGTCTGATAGCACCCAAAGTGAAGGAAAGGAACCTTCAAAGTTTGATCAATTCAACCAAAAAGCAGAAAAGCTTTTTAAGATAATCCCCGTTCCACTATACTCCTACTCTACCGAAGCCGGACACATCGTAGGTTTGGCTAAGTACAACCTAATTGACATGGATAAGCGAGATACTATTTCGCAACCATCACGTATTGCTGAGGTTATTTCTTTTTCTACCGAAGGGCGCATAAACATGTCTGTTTCTACAGATTTCATTTGGAATGAAAATAAGTATATGGTACTTGGCTTTATAAACTACCGAAAGCAAAATGAATATGTATTTGGCATAGGAAATGACGTCATAGCCGAAGATCTAGAGCAATATGGATTCAGCCGCTTTAGGTTTGTTAATACCGGATATCTAATGGTTGCAAAAGACCTCTATGTAGGTTTAGGATTTGATATTTCAGACTACACGGATCTTGAATATGATACTACCGGAATTTTGGTTCAAGATGATGCAGTTGGCCTTACTCCCAATACAAATTTTGGCATAAACCTAGCTACTCGCTATGATAGTAGAGATAATCGCTACAATCCTTTTGCAGGAGAGTATGCAAGTTTGAGCTACACTTTTTACCCAGAGTTCATCGGCAGTCAATATCAGTATTCAAAATTCAATCTTGATTTAAGAAAATACTACAACCCTTGGTACAAACATGTAATTGCCATGCAGGCCACCACAACGTTTTGTACCGGTGAAGTACCTTTTTATGATTTAGCCCTGATGGGTGGAGAAAACACCATGCGAGGCTATTATCAAGGAGCATTACGCGATAGAGTTTTGGTAGATACTCAAGTAGAATACCGTATGCCTATCTGGAGCATTTTTGGACTTACCACTTGGGTAGGTACTGGCCGCGTGGCTCACTCTTATGAAGATCTGTCACTTGATGGTTTTTGGATTTCCTATGGTGTAGGTCTTCGCCTAATGGTGGATAGCGAACACCAAACCAATCTTCGTTTTGACTGGGGTTTTGGCCAAAACCGTATTAAAGGATTCTACATCAATTTTGCTGAGGCTTTTTAG